The sequence below is a genomic window from Sneathiella sp. P13V-1.
AGACGCTTTTAACGCCTCTTCCACCCGCTCGCAGATCTCATCCAACGTGAAAGGTTTTGCGAGTACATCAAAAATCAGCTCTTCCAGATTGTGAGCGCGTTGCCGCTCTGCGGCATATCCTGTCATCAGGAGTACTTTCAAATCCGGAAATTCTTTTGCGACCTTTAAAGACAAGGCAATGCCATCCATTACCGGCATCACAATATCTGTCAGCAATAGGTCAAAAGGTGGATCCGCTTCCAGTAGCGCGTGCAAGCCTTCTGCGCCATCACGGACAGCGACAACGTCGTGCCCGTGATAACTCAAGGCACGTTGGACAAACTCCCTTAAAGAAGCCTCGTCTTCTGCTACCA
It includes:
- a CDS encoding response regulator — encoded protein: MAKILVAEDEASLREFVQRALSYHGHDVVAVRDGAEGLHALLEADPPFDLLLTDIVMPVMDGIALSLKVAKEFPDLKVLLMTGYAAERQRAHNLEELIFDVLAKPFTLDEICERVEEALKASSLSAKTTTADKGLTN